The following are encoded in a window of Pseudofrancisella aestuarii genomic DNA:
- a CDS encoding PilN domain-containing protein, whose protein sequence is MISINFIRGRWQKQLVLYWIIDVAFIALISFVIMYVVSIIAYWPTSLKLETKDYAQSKVMQLSKEIAGYTEMKKRRDLLLDTADDFARIQKSQYYVLLGIENISQAIPDGIYLENLKYIEKTKSVVLTGQVLNLKLLSDFIKSLETKFGLKKAELTNLGPEKQGQRSFIISLNFDKDNMVGS, encoded by the coding sequence ATGATATCTATTAACTTTATTAGAGGAAGATGGCAAAAGCAATTGGTTCTATATTGGATTATAGATGTTGCCTTTATAGCTTTAATATCATTTGTCATAATGTATGTTGTTTCTATTATTGCATATTGGCCAACTAGCTTAAAACTTGAGACTAAAGATTATGCTCAATCAAAAGTAATGCAGTTATCTAAAGAAATAGCTGGATACACTGAAATGAAAAAACGTAGAGATTTGCTTCTAGATACCGCAGATGATTTTGCACGTATACAGAAAAGTCAGTATTACGTGCTTCTAGGTATTGAGAATATATCACAAGCAATTCCGGATGGGATATACCTTGAAAATCTTAAATATATTGAGAAAACAAAATCAGTTGTTTTGACGGGTCAAGTTTTAAATCTGAAATTATTGTCAGACTTTATTAAAAGCTTAGAAACAAAATTTGGTCTTAAAAAAGCGGAATTAACAAATTTAGGACCAGAAAAACAAGGTCAAAGAAGTTTTATTATATCTCTCAATTTTGATAAAGATAATATGGTAGGAAGCTAA
- the pilO gene encoding type 4a pilus biogenesis protein PilO, translating into MIEKLNSLLSHKYVKKVLYMRLRIRLLVTLILFVMFLFIFYMMFVSPVIIEGEKADLETGALKARIVSLIRKEKDLKELEIEVKTLEEHNEKERITIPEKLSVPEFLSILSDNIKKSGVNVTELSPIGVEKDKELDLYALNFRATVTATFDNMIKLFVALLDMQQITIITNMTIAKGNGNVLTMNFDLRTYSRTGV; encoded by the coding sequence ATGATAGAAAAATTAAACTCTTTACTATCACACAAATATGTTAAGAAAGTTCTTTATATGAGATTAAGAATTAGGTTGCTAGTTACTTTAATCTTGTTTGTGATGTTTTTGTTTATTTTTTATATGATGTTTGTTTCGCCTGTTATTATTGAAGGTGAAAAAGCAGATTTAGAGACAGGTGCTTTAAAGGCTAGAATTGTTTCTTTGATAAGAAAGGAGAAAGATCTTAAAGAGCTAGAAATAGAAGTCAAAACTTTAGAAGAGCATAATGAGAAAGAAAGGATAACTATTCCAGAGAAACTTTCTGTTCCAGAGTTTCTTTCAATCCTTAGTGATAATATAAAAAAGTCAGGTGTTAATGTTACGGAGTTATCTCCAATAGGTGTAGAAAAAGATAAAGAGCTAGATTTATATGCACTTAATTTTAGAGCTACTGTTACTGCGACTTTTGATAATATGATAAAGCTCTTTGTTGCATTGCTAGATATGCAACAAATTACGATTATTACTAATATGACTATAGCTAAAGGAAACGGTAATGTTTTAACGATGAATTTTGATTTGAGAACTTATAGTAGGACGGGAGTATGA
- a CDS encoding pilus assembly protein PilP: MIFAVISSIKLKNILRFSLFIFLMSVYVSTYASTNSQFVDIDNMIINNKKTLKSTEKLIMPDYGVDIVTFERLSKIRNIFNLSHELPFQKKETSAGQMREKKEADIPEELQQLMTKKKTFLENFPINSFRFKGSVYQGDKDWGVIESSKDTKLYYLKENDPIGESYGIVKSIGNDGIVIQEWKKDTLNNTWKKTDFVLH; encoded by the coding sequence ATGATTTTTGCTGTAATTTCTAGTATCAAATTAAAAAATATATTAAGATTTTCTTTATTTATTTTTTTAATGAGTGTTTATGTATCAACATATGCTAGCACAAATAGTCAATTCGTAGATATAGACAATATGATAATAAATAATAAAAAAACTTTAAAAAGTACAGAAAAGTTAATTATGCCTGATTATGGTGTGGATATTGTGACTTTCGAAAGGCTATCTAAAATAAGAAATATTTTTAATTTAAGTCATGAGCTTCCTTTCCAAAAGAAAGAAACTAGTGCTGGACAAATGAGAGAGAAGAAAGAAGCAGATATTCCAGAAGAATTGCAACAATTAATGACAAAGAAAAAGACCTTTTTAGAAAATTTCCCAATTAATTCATTTCGATTTAAGGGTAGTGTTTATCAAGGAGATAAAGATTGGGGGGTTATAGAGTCAAGTAAAGACACGAAGCTTTATTATCTAAAGGAAAATGACCCAATTGGTGAAAGTTATGGGATAGTTAAATCTATTGGAAATGATGGTATTGTTATCCAAGAATGGAAGAAAGATACTTTAAACAATACGTGGAAGAAAACTGATTTTGTTTTACATTAA
- a CDS encoding type IV pilus secretin PilQ: MFFKKKFFIISILSIFIFNLELNAFAADTTSSNMDSSQDMGVGQQNAEKSGIVGREANVSDTSKKNTKYHIKNIEFHRSLNGGAVLGLVFDTEVGSYSNFKTELSKDGYTMKITLKDTSISDSWISDMNTTVFNTIVDSIKISHPNNKSETVFEIHSLDRIAFSDNRKANVLEFKFDRQKSRVEGFNIYEPITVSFKDTPIETVLQVLAEFAGLNLVVSSSVRGNISIDLKNVPWNEVMNIILVSKGLATKKMNSILYVAPAPEIAAQEQLEVQTKRSLENNAVLITEFIPLNYTTATSAQTVITSMANQNGGIMSSRGSITSDVRTNTLIVTDTEANIPKIKEVIKEIDVPNDQVLVEARIVEVSRTATLDLAFNYTIKGPAGTFDFAINTFDSTAITADMVYGKFGGTVGNGVYIGMEIKAQETEGNANLVSSPHLIVSNNETAFIKQGTDVPYNQSTASGAASVAFQEAVLELQVTPQIAPDGYMIMELLVTKNSVLPGKEGQPPPIEKREITTKIMARDGQTIVIGGIYDKEERETQLKVPLLGDIPYIGYLFSNTHIENTDKELLIFITPKIIEREVV; encoded by the coding sequence ATGTTTTTTAAGAAAAAATTTTTTATTATAAGTATTTTATCTATATTTATTTTTAATTTGGAGCTTAATGCTTTTGCTGCTGATACAACTTCTTCCAATATGGATAGTAGTCAAGATATGGGTGTTGGTCAACAAAACGCCGAAAAAAGTGGAATAGTCGGAAGAGAAGCAAATGTAAGCGATACTAGTAAAAAAAATACAAAATATCACATTAAAAATATTGAATTCCATCGTAGCCTAAATGGTGGTGCAGTATTGGGATTAGTATTTGATACTGAAGTAGGTAGCTATTCAAACTTTAAAACTGAGCTATCAAAAGATGGCTATACTATGAAAATAACCTTAAAAGATACTAGTATTTCAGATAGTTGGATTAGTGATATGAATACTACAGTCTTTAATACAATAGTAGATTCGATAAAAATATCTCATCCTAACAATAAGAGTGAAACAGTATTTGAAATACATTCTTTAGATAGAATAGCATTTTCAGATAATAGAAAAGCAAATGTATTAGAATTTAAATTTGATAGGCAAAAGAGTAGGGTTGAAGGCTTTAACATTTATGAACCAATAACGGTTTCATTTAAAGATACTCCTATAGAGACAGTATTGCAGGTTTTGGCTGAGTTTGCGGGTTTAAATTTGGTTGTTAGTAGTAGTGTTAGAGGAAACATATCTATAGATCTTAAAAATGTTCCTTGGAATGAAGTTATGAACATTATTCTTGTAAGTAAAGGTTTGGCTACAAAAAAAATGAATAGTATCCTATATGTGGCACCAGCACCGGAAATAGCTGCCCAGGAACAGTTGGAGGTTCAAACTAAGAGATCTTTAGAAAATAATGCTGTATTGATAACAGAGTTTATCCCTTTGAATTATACGACAGCAACATCTGCACAGACTGTTATTACCTCTATGGCTAATCAAAATGGAGGAATAATGTCTTCTAGAGGAAGTATAACTTCTGATGTTAGAACTAATACTTTAATTGTTACAGATACCGAAGCAAATATTCCCAAAATAAAAGAAGTAATTAAAGAAATAGATGTTCCGAATGATCAAGTGCTTGTTGAGGCTAGAATAGTTGAGGTTAGTAGAACTGCAACATTAGACTTAGCTTTTAACTATACTATAAAAGGACCTGCAGGCACTTTTGATTTTGCGATAAATACCTTTGATTCGACAGCAATTACAGCTGATATGGTCTATGGTAAATTTGGGGGTACAGTTGGAAATGGTGTTTATATTGGTATGGAAATAAAGGCTCAAGAAACAGAAGGAAATGCTAATCTTGTTTCGTCTCCACACCTAATTGTTTCAAATAATGAGACAGCTTTTATTAAACAAGGTACAGATGTTCCATATAATCAAAGTACTGCTTCAGGGGCCGCATCAGTTGCCTTTCAAGAAGCTGTTTTAGAGTTGCAGGTGACTCCACAAATAGCTCCTGATGGGTATATGATAATGGAGCTTTTAGTTACTAAGAACTCGGTGTTACCAGGAAAAGAGGGTCAGCCACCTCCAATTGAAAAAAGAGAAATCACTACAAAAATTATGGCTAGAGATGGTCAAACAATAGTTATAGGTGGTATATATGATAAAGAGGAAAGAGAGACTCAATTAAAGGTGCCTTTATTAGGAGATATCCCATATATAGGATATTTGTTTAGTAATACTCATATTGAAAATACAGATAAAGAGCTATTAATATTTATAACTCCTAAAATAATAGAAAGAGAAGTTGTTTAA
- the aroK gene encoding shikimate kinase AroK has translation MIRTKNIFLIGPVGAGKSTIGKQLAKELKREFIDSDSVIEEKCGVDINWIFDIEGEEGFRQREKSVIADILTEKQNIVLATGGGAILDADTRSLLSSRGKVVYLQATIEQQLERTSKDTKRPLLRVDDREGVLKQLMEEREPLYRSIADVVVETNGATVKNIVSKISNFLVEESPL, from the coding sequence ATGATTAGAACAAAAAATATCTTTTTAATAGGACCTGTTGGTGCAGGTAAATCTACTATAGGTAAGCAATTAGCTAAAGAATTAAAACGTGAATTTATAGATTCTGATAGCGTGATAGAAGAAAAGTGTGGGGTTGATATAAACTGGATATTTGATATTGAAGGTGAAGAAGGCTTCAGACAAAGAGAAAAAAGTGTTATAGCTGATATTCTAACTGAAAAGCAAAATATCGTTTTAGCAACAGGTGGTGGAGCTATTTTAGATGCTGATACTAGATCGTTACTTTCTTCAAGAGGTAAGGTTGTATATTTACAGGCAACGATAGAGCAACAGCTTGAGAGAACGTCAAAAGACACTAAAAGACCCTTGTTAAGAGTTGATGATAGAGAAGGTGTGCTAAAACAACTTATGGAAGAAAGAGAACCTCTTTATAGAAGTATAGCCGATGTTGTTGTAGAGACTAATGGAGCAACAGTAAAAAACATAGTTAGTAAAATTTCAAACTTCTTAGTCGAAGAGTCTCCTCTGTGA
- the aroB gene encoding 3-dehydroquinate synthase: MITKLNVQPTSSKNYEIILDSELDFSYISNFINQKQVLIVSNTTVEKIYLDKLLDSIKAEVKEVSICILDDGEEFKSQHSLDKIINSLLENNYTRSSTMLIALGGGVIGDITGFAASIYQRGVDFIQIPTTLLSQVDSSVGGKTAINHRLGKNMIGTFYQPELVYTSPQFYKTLPEREYISGMAEVVKYGCISESFFNFLCENIELINKKDSKTLIEMVKKSCEIKAQIVAVDEHDLTGTRALLNFGHTFGHAIEKCQKYKGLKHGEAVGVGMYMAMDFSSFLGLINKDIIEKVSKLLRVFNIPSELPKEIRQEEFYNAMLLDKKNDKGEIKFILMSSIGSLEVIKVEETQVKKFLSKYF; encoded by the coding sequence GTGATAACAAAACTTAATGTTCAGCCAACATCTAGTAAAAATTATGAAATTATTTTAGATAGTGAGCTAGATTTTTCTTATATCTCAAATTTTATAAATCAAAAGCAAGTTCTTATAGTTAGTAATACAACAGTAGAGAAGATTTATCTTGATAAACTTCTAGATTCTATAAAAGCAGAAGTGAAAGAAGTCAGTATTTGTATTTTAGATGATGGTGAAGAGTTTAAGTCTCAACATAGCTTAGATAAAATAATAAATTCTTTACTTGAGAATAACTATACAAGAAGTTCTACTATGCTTATTGCATTAGGTGGAGGAGTTATCGGGGATATAACTGGTTTTGCAGCATCTATATATCAAAGAGGAGTAGATTTTATTCAAATACCGACTACTCTTTTATCACAAGTAGATTCCTCAGTTGGGGGTAAAACTGCAATAAATCATCGATTAGGCAAAAATATGATAGGTACATTTTATCAGCCTGAATTAGTTTATACATCTCCACAATTTTATAAAACTTTGCCTGAAAGAGAATATATCTCAGGAATGGCAGAAGTAGTTAAATACGGCTGTATATCAGAAAGTTTTTTTAACTTCTTGTGTGAAAATATTGAGTTGATCAATAAAAAAGATTCAAAAACTCTAATAGAGATGGTTAAAAAAAGTTGTGAGATAAAAGCGCAAATAGTGGCAGTAGATGAGCATGACCTTACTGGCACAAGAGCTCTTCTAAATTTTGGACATACATTTGGGCATGCTATTGAAAAATGCCAAAAGTATAAAGGCTTAAAGCATGGAGAGGCTGTCGGTGTTGGTATGTACATGGCTATGGATTTTTCTAGCTTCCTAGGTTTAATTAATAAAGACATTATAGAGAAAGTTTCTAAACTATTACGAGTATTCAACATTCCTTCTGAGCTTCCAAAAGAAATAAGGCAAGAAGAATTTTATAATGCCATGTTATTAGATAAGAAAAATGATAAGGGTGAAATCAAATTTATACTTATGAGTAGTATAGGCAGCTTAGAAGTTATAAAAGTTGAGGAAACTCAAGTGAAAAAGTTTCTAAGCAAATACTTCTAA
- a CDS encoding kinesin has product MANDNQSLISILNSIDELELFKNVSEEWSTILNEHNEEMKVKKLYSALIKESIRRETAERLAKDARSYSDLIQEQSKQRLSDLKENLENQITFLRQQIKSLKEESAKNLDYYREQLQKATKRLVENKQ; this is encoded by the coding sequence ATGGCAAATGATAATCAAAGTTTAATAAGTATTTTAAATAGTATTGATGAGTTAGAATTGTTTAAAAATGTATCTGAAGAATGGTCAACTATTCTTAATGAACATAATGAAGAAATGAAAGTAAAAAAACTATACTCAGCTTTAATAAAAGAAAGCATCAGAAGAGAGACTGCTGAAAGACTTGCTAAAGATGCAAGATCTTACTCAGATTTAATTCAAGAACAAAGTAAACAGAGATTGTCTGACTTGAAAGAAAATTTAGAAAATCAAATAACTTTTTTAAGACAGCAAATTAAATCATTAAAAGAAGAGTCCGCTAAAAATCTTGATTATTATAGGGAGCAACTTCAAAAAGCAACTAAAAGATTAGTTGAAAATAAACAATAA
- a CDS encoding succinate dehydrogenase assembly factor 2, protein MLIKSDNPIFYSLDKIKYSARRGMLELDIMLKPYLEEKYIKESIQDKKLFIEFLTSEDNDMFDWLFRGVKSPAKFESLVKKIIKTKKEYNEVNLSK, encoded by the coding sequence ATGTTAATAAAAAGTGATAATCCAATATTTTATTCTTTAGATAAAATAAAATATTCAGCAAGAAGAGGTATGCTTGAGTTAGATATAATGCTTAAGCCTTATTTAGAAGAAAAATATATAAAAGAATCTATTCAGGATAAAAAGTTATTTATTGAGTTTTTAACTTCTGAAGATAATGATATGTTTGATTGGCTTTTTAGAGGTGTTAAATCTCCAGCTAAATTTGAATCTTTAGTGAAAAAAATAATAAAAACAAAAAAAGAATATAACGAAGTTAATTTAAGTAAATAA